In Geminocystis sp. NIES-3708, a single window of DNA contains:
- the kaiC gene encoding circadian clock protein KaiC, with protein MSQEPELDIDYIEKLQTGIPGFDFLAEGGLPKGRATLISGTAGSAKTVFASQFLVEGIKKGENGVFVTFEEPPLAIRRNMSGFGWKIREWEQNRQWAFVDASPQPGERPMVTGEYDLGALIARIEYAIRKYSAQRVSLDSLGAIFSHLADSAQVRNDLFRLASALRELKVTAIMTAERTQEYGDISRYGVEEFVADNVVILRNVLNDEKRRRTIEILKYRGTDHQKGEYPFTIIPRQGVVVVPLSAIELEQHSSNIRITSGSEELDRMCGGGFFRDSIILVSGATGTGKTLMVTEFMAGGVQNNERCLVFAFEESREQLFRNATGWGVDFQQMEKDGKLKVVCRYPETTGLENHLINMKETIKEFKPNRVAVDSLSALERVSNLKGFREFIIGLTSFIKQQEIGGLFTSTTPTLLGGSSITEAHISTITDSIILLRYVEMYGEMRRGITVLKMRGSMHDKDIREFTIDHGGMHIGHPFRNVTGILAGTPMYTTQTEVERLSNLFDE; from the coding sequence ATGAGTCAAGAACCAGAATTAGATATTGACTACATAGAAAAATTACAAACAGGGATTCCGGGATTTGATTTTTTAGCAGAAGGCGGATTACCAAAAGGTAGAGCGACACTCATTTCAGGTACTGCAGGAAGTGCAAAAACGGTATTTGCTTCACAATTTTTGGTAGAAGGAATAAAAAAAGGAGAAAACGGAGTATTTGTAACCTTTGAAGAACCTCCTCTAGCTATTAGAAGAAATATGTCAGGTTTTGGCTGGAAAATACGAGAATGGGAACAAAATAGACAATGGGCTTTTGTCGATGCCTCACCTCAACCCGGAGAAAGACCGATGGTTACAGGAGAGTATGATTTAGGTGCATTAATTGCCAGAATTGAATATGCCATCAGAAAATATTCCGCCCAAAGAGTCTCTCTTGATTCTTTAGGAGCAATCTTTAGTCATTTAGCCGATAGTGCACAAGTGAGAAATGATTTATTTCGATTAGCATCAGCCTTACGAGAATTAAAAGTAACCGCAATTATGACGGCGGAAAGGACTCAGGAGTACGGAGATATTAGCCGTTATGGAGTTGAGGAATTTGTGGCTGATAATGTGGTAATTTTGCGTAACGTTTTAAATGACGAAAAGCGTCGTCGCACGATAGAAATTTTAAAATATCGTGGCACAGATCACCAGAAAGGAGAATATCCCTTTACAATTATTCCTCGCCAAGGAGTCGTAGTTGTGCCTTTAAGTGCCATTGAATTAGAACAACATTCATCAAATATTCGTATAACTTCAGGTAGTGAAGAATTAGATAGAATGTGCGGGGGTGGATTTTTTCGAGACTCAATTATTTTGGTATCGGGAGCAACGGGTACGGGTAAAACCCTGATGGTAACTGAATTTATGGCAGGTGGAGTCCAAAATAATGAACGTTGTTTAGTATTTGCCTTTGAAGAAAGCAGGGAACAATTATTTAGAAATGCTACTGGTTGGGGAGTTGACTTTCAACAGATGGAAAAAGATGGCAAATTAAAAGTTGTTTGTCGTTATCCTGAAACTACAGGATTAGAGAATCATCTCATAAATATGAAAGAAACCATCAAAGAATTTAAACCGAATCGAGTAGCGGTAGATAGCCTTTCCGCCCTAGAAAGAGTCTCTAATCTTAAAGGTTTTCGTGAATTTATTATCGGCTTAACTTCCTTCATTAAACAACAAGAAATTGGAGGATTATTTACTTCTACCACTCCTACTTTATTAGGAGGCTCATCTATTACTGAAGCTCATATTTCTACCATTACTGATTCAATTATTTTATTACGTTATGTGGAAATGTATGGGGAAATGCGTAGAGGCATAACAGTATTAAAAATGAGAGGTTCAATGCACGACAAAGATATTAGGGAGTTTACCATTGATCATGGTGGTATGCACATTGGACATCCTTTCCGTAATGTTACTGGTATTTTAGCTGGTACACCTATGTACACAACGCAAACAGAAGTTGAGCGTCTTAGTAATTTATTTGATGAATAG
- a CDS encoding alpha/beta hydrolase — MTLDVISIEPKQGQKPEFVFVLLHGWGSNYHDLTALTSMLNLPSCLYLFPNAPYPHYQVPDGRAWYALENDNEGIEASLNQLYQWLLSLEDRTEIPLSKTIIGGFSQGGAMSLDVGLQLPVAGVVSLSGYLHFKPTPDRNPFPPTFISHGRLDAVVPINTAQEAKNKLEAVGVKVEYKEFDITHEIIPAQIHLVRDFVLKSINL; from the coding sequence ATGACTTTAGATGTAATTTCCATTGAACCCAAACAAGGACAAAAACCAGAATTTGTATTTGTATTGTTGCACGGTTGGGGATCTAATTATCATGATTTAACAGCTCTTACTTCCATGTTAAATTTGCCCTCTTGTTTATATTTATTTCCCAATGCACCTTATCCTCATTATCAAGTACCAGATGGTAGAGCATGGTATGCTTTAGAAAATGACAATGAAGGTATAGAAGCCAGTTTAAATCAACTTTATCAATGGTTACTATCCTTAGAAGATAGAACAGAAATTCCTCTTTCTAAAACAATTATCGGTGGTTTTTCTCAAGGGGGAGCAATGAGTTTAGATGTGGGCTTACAATTACCTGTAGCTGGAGTAGTTAGTTTAAGCGGTTATTTACATTTCAAACCCACCCCTGATAGAAATCCTTTCCCCCCTACTTTTATTTCCCATGGAAGACTTGATGCCGTTGTACCCATTAATACAGCCCAAGAGGCAAAAAATAAATTAGAAGCAGTGGGGGTTAAGGTGGAATATAAAGAATTTGACATCACCCATGAAATTATCCCCGCTCAAATACACTTAGTCAGAGATTTTGTATTAAAGTCAATCAATTTATAA
- a CDS encoding S-(hydroxymethyl)glutathione dehydrogenase/class III alcohol dehydrogenase, with protein MKVKAAVALEAGKPLVIETVDLQPPQAGEVLVEIKATGICHTDAYTLSGKDPEGLFPSILGHEGAGIVVEVGKDVKSLKVGDHVIPLYIPECRECEYCLSFKTNLCQAIRVTQGKGLMPDGSSRFSLGGKPLYHYMGTSTFANYTVVPEIALAKIRKDVPFEKVCYIGCGVTTGIGAVINTAKVEVGANVIVFGLGGIGLNVIQASKMVGANMIIGVDINPTKKAIAEKFGMTHFVNPQEVEGDLVAYLVDLTKGGADYSFECIGNTKVMRQALECCHKGWGVCTIIGVAGTGEEVSTKPFQLVTGRVWKGSAFGGARGRTDVPKIVDWYKEGKINIDDLITHVMPLEEINTAFDLMHEGKSIRSVVTF; from the coding sequence ATGAAAGTAAAAGCTGCCGTTGCCTTAGAAGCTGGAAAACCTCTCGTCATCGAAACTGTAGATTTACAACCGCCTCAAGCAGGAGAAGTTTTAGTAGAAATAAAAGCGACAGGAATTTGTCATACTGATGCTTATACTTTATCAGGAAAAGATCCAGAAGGTTTATTTCCTAGCATCTTAGGTCATGAAGGGGCAGGAATTGTAGTAGAAGTAGGTAAAGACGTTAAAAGTCTTAAAGTTGGCGATCATGTAATACCTTTATACATACCAGAATGCCGAGAATGTGAATATTGTCTCAGTTTTAAAACTAATCTTTGCCAAGCTATTCGAGTTACTCAAGGTAAAGGTTTAATGCCTGATGGTAGCAGTCGTTTTTCCCTCGGTGGTAAACCTTTATATCATTATATGGGTACTTCTACCTTTGCTAATTATACTGTTGTGCCAGAAATTGCCTTAGCCAAAATTCGTAAAGATGTACCTTTTGAAAAGGTTTGTTATATTGGTTGTGGTGTTACTACTGGTATTGGGGCGGTGATTAATACTGCTAAAGTGGAAGTTGGTGCTAACGTTATTGTTTTTGGTTTAGGTGGTATCGGTTTAAATGTTATCCAAGCCTCGAAAATGGTTGGTGCAAATATGATTATCGGTGTGGATATTAATCCTACCAAAAAAGCGATCGCCGAAAAATTTGGTATGACACATTTTGTTAATCCTCAAGAAGTCGAAGGAGATTTAGTCGCCTATTTAGTTGACTTAACCAAAGGAGGTGCAGATTATAGTTTTGAATGTATCGGTAACACCAAAGTTATGCGTCAAGCCTTAGAATGTTGTCATAAAGGCTGGGGAGTTTGTACTATTATAGGAGTTGCTGGTACAGGAGAAGAAGTAAGTACAAAACCTTTTCAGTTAGTTACTGGTAGAGTTTGGAAAGGTAGTGCTTTCGGTGGAGCTAGAGGGCGAACTGATGTACCAAAAATTGTTGATTGGTATAAAGAAGGAAAAATTAATATTGATGATTTAATAACTCACGTGATGCCTTTAGAAGAAATTAACACTGCTTTTGATTTAATGCACGAAGGAAAATCTATTCGTAGTGTCGTAACATTTTAA